The Irregularibacter muris sequence TCTCTTCTATAGCTGTTAAAGCTTCTTCTGTGGAGATATTGTTTTCTATCATATATGCCTTTAATCTTTTTATGGGATCATTTTTTCTCCACTGAGCTATTTCTTCTTTGGTTCTATAGGCATTGGCATCACTTTTGGAGTGGCCTAAATATCTATAGGTCTTACTTTCAATAAGTACTGGTCCCTTTCCACTTCTACAATATTCGGCGGCTTTTTTTACTGTTTCATATACTTCCACAGCATCATTGCCATCGATCGTATACCCAGGTATGCCATAGGATTTTGCTCTTATGGCAATATCTGTGATATTCATTGACTTTTCTATAGACACTGACATTCCATAAAGGTTATTTTCACAGAAATAAATAACTGGTAATTTCCATACCGAGGCTAGGTTTATATTTTCATGAAAACTTCCTTCATTGGTGGCTCCATCTCCAAAAAAACACATAACAACTTTTCCAGTATTTTTCATCTGCTGAGTTAAAGCAGCACCTGTGGCTATACCATGTCCCCCTCCGACAACACCATTGGCACCAAGATTTCCTCTTTCCACATCGGCAATATGCATGGATCCCCCCTTGCCCTTACAATACCCTGTAGTTTTTCCTAGAAGTTCTGCCATCATCTTATTTAAATCTACACCCTTACCAATTACTTGACTATGCCCTCTATGGGTAGAGGTGATAAGGTCATCATCATGGAGCGCCATACAAGATGCCACCCCTGAGGCTTCTTCACCTACTGAGAGGTGCGTAGTACCATGCACCATACCTCGAGCAAAGAAATAACTTACCTTTTCTTCGAAGGCTCTAGCTTCATTCATACGTTTGTAAATTTCCAGTAATATGTCCTGATTCATGGCCATGTAGTTCCCTCCTAATTATTGAATACTTTATAATTATGTGAAATATCTTTCACGCTAACGAAATTGTTTCACTATAAGTATAATCTTTTATATTTTGCCTGTCAATTTTGTTAATTTTTACCCAATTTTTCTTTTTACTATCGTGATAAAAATTTTTTTTGATAAAAAATCTTTGATCCATCTATATACATTCTATTCTCTATAAAAAACAGCTTTCATAGGAATATTCAACTTCCATAAATGACCTTTATATTTAATCCATCTCGTTTTTATACTGAAAGGATATTCTCTATTTTTCCTTACCAACAATATATAACATAGCGTCAAAATAATAAGGGACACAGCATACGCGCCCCTTATTGTTTCTATTTTTTATCTTGCCCATAACGATTGAAAATTTCTACTGCAATATCAATTTCTTCTTGTTTTAATAAAGCCATTTCTTTCTTAAAGGATCGTGCCATTGTTATGGTTTTAGCGGCTTCTTCTAGATAAACACAAGCATATAAAGCTTGTTTTAATGAGTCTCCAATAGCAATGACACCATGATGTTTTAATACTACCGCTAATTGATCTCCTAAATAATCTACAGCAGCTACTCCCATTTCTAAACTAGCAGCTGAAGTATAAGGAGCTACTTTTACCGATCCACGGGTAGCATTTGCCAAAGTAGTTAAATTACACACTATTTCATTTTCTACTAATCCAATAGCTGTTGCATAGGGTTGGTGGGTATGGATGACAGCATTTACATCTCGTCTTTTTTGGTAAATATACAAAAGTGCTACCGTATCTACACTAGCTTTTCTAGTTCCTTCTAAAATATTTCCATCAAGGTCAACAACAAGTACATCCGAAGGAACCATTTCTTCATAAATCATTCCACTAGGGGTTATTAAAATTTCACCGGTAGGCATTCTCCAACTTAAATTTCCACCGGAAAGAGCTATTAAACCATATCTATCTAACTTTTTACCAGCTTCAACCATCTCTTTTTTTTCTTTTTCAAACATTTAACCTCTTCCTTCTATTGAATTTAAGTAAAATTATCTATGCTTTTTTTGTGCTTTTAATTCTAAATATTTAGTATTCACTGTTCTGGCACGAGATTTAATAGAATCAGGATGAATTTTATACTCAATATCGATTAGGGTTTGAAACAATTCTTTGCTCTCATTAAACATTTTCGTTGGAACCCAAAATCTCCCCGATAAAATATTATGCTTATTAATCCGTAGATACATCTTACCAGAGGTTGGAAACTCCCTGATTCTAAATTGTTCAATATCCTCAATTTCATAGGATACCTTTTTATTAAAGGAATAGAAACTTATACACCGCTCATCTACTTCTATTCTTTCAGGATTGCTTTTTGAAACAAAAGCATTCCATGCGGTATAGGATGAAACCAAAAATGCGAAGATCATAAGGGTTGGCATTACCCCTTTTATAGCCATGAAAATACTGGCCATAGCAAGAAGTAAACAAAATATTCCTGTTATGATTATCTCTATAATATAGAACATTCTATCATATACGTATGTTTTCATAGCTTATCTTCCTTTTTCTATTCATGATGTAATAAAGCAGCTTCTTTTTTAATACGCATTCTATTCCAAACAGCCATAGCTATTGCAACAGCACCAGCGATTACAGTACCAAAATATCCCCAATTGTGTAGTCGAACAATTATCCAGGTTAATGGATTTGCACCATCACAAATGGATGAAATCATTGTAGCCCCAGCAGGCATTTGGAAGTTAGCATTTACAGCAGCTTGAGTGATTAAGGGAGCTAAATCCGTTGCAATTAGTAGTCCTACAGCTAAACATACCACACCGATTAAAATCCCTCGGAATCCATTTTCTTTTACAATTGGCGTAATCAAAACAAACATCCAAGGAATAACTGCTAAATCAGCAAAGGGCAAAACTTCATTTCCGGGAATGATTATCGCTAAAAAAATTGTAAGTGGAACTAATATGAAAGAAATTGCCAATGTTATAGGATGACCCACACCAACTGCGGAATCTAAACCAATATATATCTTCCCACGATTTTTAAATTTATTTTGAATAAATTCACTGGCCATATCACTGATGGGTATTAAGCCTTCCATTAAAAGTGCTGCCATTTTAGGGATCAACACAAGCACAGCCCCTAGGGACACCCCCAATGTTAAAACCTCTGTTACCCCATATCCAGCAAATATACCAATGATGAATCCTAAAACCGTCCCTACTAAAATAGGCTCCCCAAATACGCCAAATCTTTTTTGCACATTATCCATATTGATATCAATCTTATTGATCCCAGGAATCATATCAATGATTTTATTAAATAACATAGCAATAGGTGCATAGGCAGTCGTAAAACCATGTGGCAGTGAAACTCCAGGCAAGCCTAAAGATTCTTCTACCTTTGGAGCAGTATAATCTCCTAGAACCATAATAATCACCATATTGATCACTGCAGTAATAATGCCCAATAGAATACTATCTGTTAAAATGGCAACCAATGCCCCAGTAAAAGCAAAATGCCAATAATCCCAAATATCAACATTAACCGTTTGAGTTGTGTTGGTAAGGAGCATAACAATATTCACTAACAGACCTACAGGTATAATGGTTAGACCCACAGTAGAAGCCATAGCAATTGCTGCAGATGCTGGCCAACCAACATCAATTACAGATAAACGCAGTCCAAAACGTTCAACCATTTGTTGAACGGCTGGCGCTAAATTTACACCTAATAAGCTGTTAATGACCAAGTTTAGACCTATAAAACCTATCCCCACAGTCAGTCCAGCTCTCAAACTTTTACCAAAACTTGCTCCCAATATACATCCTAACACCGTTAGAACAATAGGCATAAATACAGCTACACCTAATCCTTGAACGAATTGGAAGAAACTAATAACTGTATCCATTATAAATACTCCCCCTTTAATTTTTTTATTTTTCCATTAACTCTAGAATTTTATCAATTGATGGTTGTGTATTTACATTGGTTAAAAAGCATACCCCAGGGACAAATGGACATTTTAATTCTTTAGGCACCATGGTTGTGGAAATTAAAAAATCATAGTTAGAAGACATGGCTGGGGTTTCTGCTACTTTACATTGAGTAATTTTATATTTGCCTTTATACCCATGCTCATCTAAAATTTGAGCAACCTTGTTACGCACTGCTGTTGAAGTACAGATACCTGATCCACAAGCTAATAAAATATTCTTCATTTTTATCATCCTTTCTTTTTTTCTTTATAGAATGATTAAAATTGAAATTTAATCATTTTCTTTTCTCAAAAAAATCATTAAATTTATCCACTGCCTCTTGTTGGCTTTTACAGCCTAATAATGTAATAAATGTTTTCTTTTGCTGCAAGAGGCCCATTAACTCCTGTAAAAAGCCAATTTGTTTTTGAGGCTCTTTCACGGCTAGCATAAGAACAATTTGTACAGGAACCTCGATATCATTTGATCCCATTTGCCTAAATAACACGGGTTCTTTTAAAATACCAATTGCAATAGATTGTGTTAAAACATGTTCTGGGTCAGTATGAGGAATAGCTACTCCAATGTCTTCACATTGTAATCCGGTAGGAAATACCTCCTCTCTTTTTAAAATGGCTTGAATATAACTTTTTTTTACAAGTCCTTGGTTAAATAAATGTGTACTTAATTTCTCTATAATTTTTTTATCTGTCTCGTCAAAAATATCCATAAAAACTAGACTTGGAGACACTTTTATGTCATTTAATATATTGGACACTCTAACACCTTCTTATCAACGTATATTTATTTCCTAATAGCTTATCTCTCCTCTACTTTGTAAAATACAAAGTAATTCTTTTTTACTCCCAACTGCTTTTATACTATCTATTATTTCTGGTGATTCAATTAAGGCCATTAAACTCGAAAATAACTCTTTTAATTGTGAAACATCCTCATTTGCAACAGCAATCAAGAATACCACACTTACACAATGAGCTCCCCAATTTATTGGTCTTTTTAAAGTTGCAATGGTAAGAGTGCTTTTCTTTACAGTGTCTGGGAATGCGTGTGGTATAGCCACTCCTGTATATACACTGGTGTCACCCATCTCTTCTCTTTCATATATAGATGCACGGAAATAGGGATAAACCCTGTCTTTTTTTTCTAAATTGCTAATTAATAAATCCAGACAATCTCTTTTATTTTTAAAGTCCAAATTACAGAAAATAAATTGTTGATCCATAAACTTACTAAACTTATTAAAATCTAATTTTGTATGATTTGGTCTTAATTGATTAATATTTGTATTAATATTTGAATAGGTGTTTAGGATTGTGGATACATCTTGATCTGTTACCAATGGTGCTACTTGTATAATAGGAATGTTTTGTCTTAAAGGCTTTAATCTAACAGTAGTGATGATTAAGTCTACACCTGTTAAATCTGTAGAATATAATTCATTTTCTGTCATAGAGTAGATGTTATCTTTATTCGGGAGAATTTGTCTGACTTTGTTAAATACTAATTCTGATGTTGCTAACCCCCTAGGACAAACAATCACTATATTTTTAAAAATAAAACCATGCCTTTTTTCTAATGAAACTTGAAAATGAATCAATAAAAATGAGATTTCATTGTCATCTAAGGCAATGCCATATTTTTTTTCTAAATCGCTTGTTACGTACCAAGTCAATGAGAATAATACAATGTATTGTTTTTTTATTTCATTGAGTAGGGGGTTGTGAATATGAATTCCCTTTTTCGATCTTAAAATCATTGGAGGCAGATGAGATAATAAGGATTCTTCTAGTTTAATATCTTTCGTTAAGTCAATTTCCAATAGTTCACTCATATTTTTTATCATTGTTTTTACGACATGCTCATATTGGACACACATATTAATGGTTTTTATTACAGGTTCAATTCCATGGGCAAAAAGTTGACTATTTAAATATCTCGTATCACTATCTGTAAATTGAAAACCTAGATGCTTTTCAAAATCATTTATTAAGTCTATTGTCAATAAATAAGGTTCTAACTCGCTTATGTCTTTCGATTCATAACATATGTGTTTATTTAATTTAATTCGCGTTAGAAAAATTAAAATGACTAAATATAAGGATTTTATATAGTAATCTGAAATTTTTCGATTATTAATTTCTACTAAATGATTAATATTTGCTTTAGAAAGTGAGATAATACTCAGGTCAAAATGATCCTTTATGAATTCATGAAATATATATTCAATACCATTTAAATCTACATGACTATCCTTATTAAATATTTCTTGCAGCAAATATTTCCCATAGGCTCTTTGTAAATTTTGTTCATTTCCTACTAGAATAATTTTATTTTTATGGGTTTTTATGATCACATCATAGGGATTAAACGATTTATTTAACTCTTCTATATCACCTCTTAATGATGCACAAGTAACGAAAAAAGTGTTTTCTAAATCTTCTAAATCTACAATTTTATCTTCTAGAATAGATTTTTTTAATATATTCAGCCTTCTGTTTCTAGGACTGTAATATTCTGTTTTTTCACTGTAATAAATACAACTCTTTTCAAAATTGCTTTTATCTTCTTCTCTTCCATTTAGTTTCAAGCCTTTTCGTGGAGTTTTTTCGATATACAAATTGTATTTTTTCAACTCCCTATTTAAAATTTCTATATCGTTATAAACGGTTTTATTAGAGACATCTAAATACTCGCTAAAATATTTTGTAGCAATATATCCCTCCTCTTTGCATAGCAATTGATACAATTGTATTTGTCTAGACTTCAATTGTTCCAATTAACACAACCCCAATTCCTCATTGAGTTTTAATAAGAATTCTTATCTACATTAGATTGTATGTAAATTATATTGGATTTAATTTCATAATTAAATAAAGAGGATTTTCCATATTAATGTGGAAAACTTTTAGAGCTTTCCTATAGCAAAAAAAGAGGCAAGTGACAAAATCCTCATAAATTTTGCTTTTGCGCAATTTTTATTGGATAATGCCAAATGCCTCGGGCTAGATTTCATTTAATAAATTTTAAAGAAGATTTTATTCTTATCTCTCTTTTGTTCTAAACTTTTCTTTTTTATCTATACTCCTTATCAATCTCAATCATTCTTTCTACCTTGGACAAGGATCCTCCCCCTTGGAATTCTGATACCAGCCATGCATCAATTACGGTTTTTGCACTTTCTGGTCCAATGACTCTCTGGCCTAGGGTAATGATTTGAGCATTATTGCTTTTTACTAATCTTTCTGCTGAAAACACGTCATGGGCCACTGAGGCACGTATACCTGGTACTTTATTAGCGGTTATGGCCATGCCTATACCTGTGCCACAGATAATGATTCCTCGATCAAATTCCCCTTTGGCTACTGCTTCTGCGATTTCCTTTGCCTTATCAGGATAGAGAACGACTTCTCCTTCATTGATTCCAAAGTCTACGATTTCATAGCCTTTACTCGCTACATGATCCCTTAAAGTGTCCTTTAATTGTATTCCTGCCTCGTCACAACCAATAGCTATTCGCATTACTATTTCCTCCTTTTAAGATTAGAATTTCTATATCTTGTAGTAAGCGGCGAGGGGTATTGTCATCTTCCCCCTAATCCAATATCACTTATTCTACAAAGCTTATCCAATTAGTGTCTCCTGGAGATTTCTAAGTTTGTAAATTAAAGTTGAAGTATCCAATTCAATCATATCATAGGTGATCAATTGTCCTTCTTTAACATCTTTTATTAGTTTTGTATTTTTAGTAATCAATCCTAAAGGTACAGCATTTTCTCCCTTAGCTTTTTCATAGGTGTCAATGGTCCCGTATACGGTAAATCCGCCAATACCATCTAGCATTTCCCCAGCCTTTAGATCTTTTTTGGCTACTGTAATGGTTTCTGCGATAGGTTTCCCCCCCATAGGTACTATGGTAGGTTCATGATAAAGCACAGCCCTAGCAGCAGATAGTGGCGTTTCCAAGCTTGTTAGATGATAAGGACGATATAATACATAATTAGGTCCAGCGCCCATACTCAGATACTGCATTTCGTGGTGAATTTGTGGTAGTTCTGTGGTGACAATAATAAATACTCCTGGAGCTACTCCATTTACATAATCCACTATTTTATATTTATTTAAAATTCCACCTTGCTCCTTTAGTTGGAAAATTCCTGGCAGTTCATTTACACTTGCACTAGGTGCATGCCCTCCCCGTATGTCGGGAATATATCCTGTGGCATTGGCCATGGCTGTCATCTCTACCATAGTTTTTGTGCCGTCTTTAAAAGAAGTCAACATCTTGGGACTTACTCCAGATTTTGTGGCTTGCTCATAAACATTTTCAGGGTTGGCCCTTAGATTAACAGGATTGTTTTTTCCTTTCCCAATGGCTACAATATCAAATCCCATACCATCAGCAAAATCATAAAGCTCTTTTACTGAACCAGGCTCATCTCCCGCAGATCCTGTATAAATTACCCCAGCACTATCGGCCATTTGTTTAAGAAGAGGTCCAATAACTACGTCGGTTTCTACATTTAACATAACAATATGTTTTTTGTTAAAAATGGAGTCCATGGCAATCTTTGCCCCTACATCGGGTACTCCTGTTGCATCTACTACAACATCTATTAGATTGGCCTTAGCGGCTAGTTCTGCATTGTCAGATGCCACAAATTTTCCTTTTTCTAGGGCTTCATTGAGTTGAGACAGATTTTTTGCAACCACAATATCCTCTCTACTTATTCCAGCCAAAGTGTAGGCTTCTACAGCATTGTCCACATTAATATCAATGACTAGGCCAGGTGTCATCCCCTTCATCAACATCATCTGACTTACCATACCCTTACCCATTTGTCCAGCCCCTACAAGGCCTGTGTTAATTGGTTTTCCTGCCTCTTGGCGCTGCTTGAGCTTTGTATTTAATCCTAACATGTGAAACTCTCCCTTCTTAATCCTATTTTTAAATGCAAAATTATTTTCTTTGTTTTTTATCCAATTCTATAATGGCTTTTGCTGTAAGTTGATCTATAATCAAAACATCGATATAATTCCCTCTTAATACCGATAAAATGGCCTCTTTCCTTTCAAGATGGCCTGCGATTCCTATGGCTAATGGAATTTCTCTTATTTTTTCTAAAGGGATACCAATAATTCTTTTATTAAATTCAAATTGTTCTCCATTTCCATAGGCATCAACAAACTGGGAGCAAATATCGCCAACAGCCCCCTCTCTTCTAAGGGTTTCAATTTCTTCCGCACTATAGTATCCACTTTCCAATAGAGTCGATGTATTAATGAGAGGCGATCCTATTCCAAATAGTCCAATATCTACTTTTTCTCCCATTTCCAATATGGATTGCACATAGCGATCCTTTGTAAAAAGTTCTTTTACCTGAAAATTATCTACTATGGCGGGGGCATGTAATAGTTTGTATTCCGCTTTAAATTTTTTTGCTAATTCCAGGGCAATTTGATTGGGATGAAGTTCTATATTGGTCTGTCCTATCCCCCCTAGTAAGGGGATAAAGGTTATTTTATTGGTACGATAATTTTCTACAAAGGAGGGGAGTTCTTTAAGCAAATGTCCCATAGATACCCCAATGGTCTGCCCTGTTTTTATTACCCTTTGTAAATATTTTGCCCCAGCTTTTGCCAGTTCCTTTCTAAGGTCTTCGGGTTTTTCAGCATTTGTTTCTATCAATATGACCTCTTTAAGTCCAAATCTTATTTCCATTTCTTTTTCTATACCTATGTACCCATGGGTAATAGGGTTATTCACAGTGATGGTAACTATGCCTTCTTCTCTTGCCTCTGTCAAAATCCTAGAGGTTGTCGCCTTGGAAATGCCAAGCTTTTCCGCAATCTCTGCTTGATTAGCACCTTCCTCATAATACATTTGGGCCACACGCACTAATAATCGAATATCTCTTTGCCTATCTCTCATTTTATCACCTGAAATCTTTTTCATGGTAGTTTATTTATTTCACCTTTATTATATATTGTAAGCCATTACAGGTCAACGGCAATTCAGTATATTTTATAATTCAATACAAAAAAAACCTAAATATATACTTTTATATTTAGGCTATCTCATTCTGATATTTATAATAGATTCTGCAATGATTAGATCTTCAGGGGTGGTGATTTTGATATTGTCGTATTGTCCTTTTATCATTTTTATTGGATAACCCAGCCTCTCTACCAACATTCCATCGTCAGTACCTATAAAGCCCTCTTGTAGAGCTTTTTGGTGAGCTTCCATCAACAAGTCATAAGTAAAGGTTTGAGGAGTCTGGACTGACCAAAGTACATCTCTTTTTGGTGTATTTTCTACAAAATGTTTGGCATCAACTATTTTGATTGTTTCTTTAACAGGGACTCCTACTACTGTGGCTTTATGAATTAGGGTTTCTGCAATACTTGTTTGTATGGTATATTCATGTACCAGTGGTCTTGCTCCATCATGGGTTATCACAATATCTGCACGAGGGTTGACCTCCTTTAACCCATTGTACATAGACTGTTGACGCGTTTCCCCTCCAGTAACAAGTTTTTTTACTTTTTTATATCCATAATATTTTATAACCTTTTGTAGACACTGGGATTTTTCATGTTCTCCCACTACCACGAGAACCTCATCGACTAACGTACTTTTTTCAAATACTGATAAAGTATGGGCTAAAATGGGCTTGCCCTTTAGCATTAAATATTGTTTATTCGTACTGGCTTTCATTCTCGTACCCTGACCTGCGGCAACTATGACCGCAGACACATATGGTTTAGACATCCTTTACACCACCTATTTAAAATACCGCCAATCTTTCAACTCTTTTCATATGAATTCACTTGATATTATAACAAAAAGGGGGATAAATGCAAAACCTACTAACGAAGCAGCCCTACAGAGCTTCTTCGTTAGTAGGTGAGATTGTTGAAAAATCCTATCTAAAGGAAAATACCTGAATTTATCATTTGAAGGAATATAGACAAGAATCCAGTATTTAAGCTTCTTTAAGATTCTTCACTCCCCTAGGCTACATTTACAATGACACAAAACGGGACTTTTGAGCGCAGAGAAAGCGGCCATAGCCGCTTTCTTGGAATATTTATTTAGGACACTTTCTCAGAAGCTGATTTTGGTTTAGCAAAAATCATTCTCCCTGCTGCTGTTTGTAAGACACTAGTTACGATGACATCAATGGTTTCTCCGACATACTTCCTGCCGCCATCCACCACAATCATTGTTCCATCATCTAAATAGGCAATGCCCTGTCCAGATTCTTTACCATCCTTAATTACTTGTACAATCATTTCTTCTCCTGGTAATACCACTGGTTTTACTGCATTGGCCAGTTCGTTAATATTCAGCACACTTACTCCTTGGAATTCAGCAACCTTATTTAGATTATAGTCGTTGGTGATTACCTTTCCATGTAGAAGCTGAGCTAACTTTAATAATTTGCTGTCTACCTCTGCAATATTGGGAAAATCTTTTTCAGAAATCTCCACAGGAATCTCTAATTCTTTTTGAATTTTATTTAAAATATCTAGTCCTCGTCTACCTCTATTGCGTTTTAATGCGTCTGAAGAGTCTGCAATATGTCTTAACTCTTCTAAAACAAAGTGGGGAATAATCAATGGCCCCTCTACAAATTCTGTTTTACAAATATCAAAAATCCTACCATCAATGATCACGCTAGTATCTAATACTTTAGGAATACCATGGCCACTATGTTTTGAAGGTTTATTTTCTCTGTTGGATCTTTTAAAGACATTGGAAAGATTGGTAATATCGTCTCTTTTTTTAATAGCAAGGTTTATCCCTAGATATCCTAATACAATATAAAATATAAGAGAAATAATATTTCCTACCCAAGGTATGGGGATATTATTTATAGGTATACTGATTAAGCTCGCTATAACAAGACCAATAATTAATCCAAAGGCCCCAAGAATAATTTCATTAATGGGCATTCTTTCTAAACTTTTTTCCACGGTAAAGGTGGATTGCCAACCCTTATTAATGATTTTAGGAGAAAATAAAAATAATATAAGGCCACCAATAATCGCTCCTACAATATAGGCTGTAATCCGTATTGTATAAGTTAGGTCCATATTAATTGTTTCTTCAATAGGAATTAATCTTAGAGCATAATACATCGCTTGGTATCCTAAAACTAATCCTGCAATGGTCAATAATCCTCTTATGATTTTGTTTACCATGCATTCACCTCCTATCTATTAATCTTTTCCAAAATTTCCTATTTTATAACCTATAAAATAAAATTCCTATAATAAAGTATATACCAAGATTAAGGATTAACCAAACTCTCCTGACAAGATTTGTCTTAAAAATCCATCCGGAAGCTTTACTAATGGAATAGGGGAAGATATTTCCCTAGTAGACTCTACTTTTTATTGACGTGAAAGTTTCTTTTTTCGTCCAATAAAAAACAGACGTTTTCACGTCTATTCTTCTACTAAGGTACTATATACTAATTCTTCTGCTTGCTCTTCATTCAGATCTCTCACCAAAGAAAACTCG is a genomic window containing:
- a CDS encoding PIN/TRAM domain-containing protein; translation: MVNKIIRGLLTIAGLVLGYQAMYYALRLIPIEETINMDLTYTIRITAYIVGAIIGGLILFLFSPKIINKGWQSTFTVEKSLERMPINEIILGAFGLIIGLVIASLISIPINNIPIPWVGNIISLIFYIVLGYLGINLAIKKRDDITNLSNVFKRSNRENKPSKHSGHGIPKVLDTSVIIDGRIFDICKTEFVEGPLIIPHFVLEELRHIADSSDALKRNRGRRGLDILNKIQKELEIPVEISEKDFPNIAEVDSKLLKLAQLLHGKVITNDYNLNKVAEFQGVSVLNINELANAVKPVVLPGEEMIVQVIKDGKESGQGIAYLDDGTMIVVDGGRKYVGETIDVIVTSVLQTAAGRMIFAKPKSASEKVS
- the ispD gene encoding 2-C-methyl-D-erythritol 4-phosphate cytidylyltransferase — protein: MSKPYVSAVIVAAGQGTRMKASTNKQYLMLKGKPILAHTLSVFEKSTLVDEVLVVVGEHEKSQCLQKVIKYYGYKKVKKLVTGGETRQQSMYNGLKEVNPRADIVITHDGARPLVHEYTIQTSIAETLIHKATVVGVPVKETIKIVDAKHFVENTPKRDVLWSVQTPQTFTYDLLMEAHQKALQEGFIGTDDGMLVERLGYPIKMIKGQYDNIKITTPEDLIIAESIINIRMR